Proteins encoded in a region of the Bacteroidales bacterium WCE2004 genome:
- a CDS encoding Signal transducer regulating beta-lactamase production, contains metallopeptidase domain: protein MKPAGIYILEVIICSGLLLTFYQLLLARRIPYRACRRFLLGSALAAVVIPLLRLPILPAQTVYLQIPVAGAGAAGAEAAGFSPAAAAPAPAGAAAAFPWQGVLLASYAAVVLLLLALLVRSLLRIEHLRKTSRLTPLPEYTLAEHARIRSPFSFWRTVFLRLEERPDDAQRTMIIAHEAAHIRHRHSRDKVALGLMKALFWFNPFFWMMERLLAEVQEYEADEDVLRAGYNVDSYRLAIFKQLFGYYPDLTSGLSHSLTKKRFTMMNQAPRGSLSWLRLTAALPLFAGLLVAFGATARTVSSDPQGPDQAQSVQNDPNTITVFITANDTKNVTINGETVALADLDEFLQKPEFDAPFMFTLESDAETRMETVLNVRAQLEDAYVRKGFPTSPEAQKGSLDLRKQFRNTARKDFAIIRINSANRVLFGDKEIHIGDDFAPYLKDFFRAHGDKAIISIKYDLAASYRCYCQVKQEIWKAHREVLDEIACSRYGKPLEELDEESQKVVYEALPLTTVETDTRTR from the coding sequence ATGAAACCCGCAGGCATCTATATTCTGGAGGTCATCATCTGCAGCGGCCTGCTGCTGACGTTCTACCAGCTCCTCCTGGCGCGCAGGATCCCGTACCGGGCTTGCCGGCGTTTCCTGCTGGGCTCGGCCCTGGCGGCAGTGGTCATTCCGCTGCTGCGGCTGCCCATCCTGCCGGCGCAGACGGTGTATCTGCAGATTCCGGTGGCGGGCGCCGGGGCGGCGGGGGCGGAGGCCGCGGGCTTCAGCCCGGCGGCTGCAGCACCCGCGCCGGCAGGCGCCGCGGCGGCATTCCCCTGGCAGGGGGTCCTGCTCGCCAGCTATGCTGCCGTCGTCTTGCTCCTGCTTGCCCTGCTGGTCCGCAGCCTGCTTCGGATCGAACATCTCAGAAAAACTTCCCGGCTCACTCCGCTGCCGGAATACACCCTTGCGGAGCACGCACGCATCCGTTCGCCGTTCTCCTTCTGGCGGACTGTCTTCCTCCGCCTGGAGGAGCGGCCGGACGACGCGCAGCGCACGATGATCATCGCGCACGAAGCGGCGCACATCCGCCACCGCCATTCGCGCGACAAAGTCGCGCTCGGCCTGATGAAGGCGCTGTTCTGGTTCAACCCCTTCTTCTGGATGATGGAGCGCCTGCTCGCCGAAGTCCAGGAATACGAGGCCGACGAGGACGTGCTGCGCGCGGGCTATAATGTTGATAGCTACAGACTTGCTATATTCAAACAACTCTTTGGTTATTATCCGGATTTAACCTCTGGGCTTAGTCATTCACTCACCAAAAAACGCTTTACTATGATGAATCAAGCTCCGAGAGGTTCCCTCTCCTGGCTGCGCCTCACTGCAGCTCTCCCTCTTTTTGCCGGGCTCCTGGTCGCCTTCGGCGCCACCGCCCGTACTGTCTCTTCCGACCCTCAGGGCCCCGATCAAGCCCAGAGCGTCCAGAATGATCCCAACACCATTACGGTATTTATCACCGCGAACGACACCAAGAACGTAACCATCAACGGCGAGACCGTCGCCCTCGCGGACCTGGACGAATTCCTCCAGAAACCGGAGTTCGACGCGCCGTTCATGTTCACACTGGAATCCGACGCGGAGACCCGGATGGAAACGGTCCTTAACGTCCGTGCCCAATTGGAAGATGCATACGTCCGAAAGGGATTCCCCACCTCCCCGGAAGCACAAAAAGGATCCTTGGACCTGAGAAAGCAATTTAGAAACACTGCGCGGAAGGATTTCGCCATAATCAGAATCAATTCCGCCAACAGAGTCCTTTTCGGTGATAAAGAGATCCATATCGGAGACGACTTCGCCCCGTACCTGAAGGACTTCTTCCGCGCCCACGGTGACAAAGCGATCATCAGCATCAAATATGATTTAGCCGCTAGCTATAGATGCTATTGCCAGGTTAAGCAAGAAATCTGGAAGGCCCATAGAGAGGTTCTCGACGAGATTGCTTGCAGCCGCTACGGCAAGCCATTGGAAGAGCTCGATGAAGAATCGCAAAAAGTTGTCTACGAGGCGCTTCCGCTCACCACGGTCGAAACCGATACAAGAACGAGATAG
- a CDS encoding Predicted transcriptional regulator: MVKQNANMPQQELTKAELELMQVIWDKEKVLVHDILDVLPEPKPAYNTVSTIVRILEQKGFVGHKAYGRTYEYYPLVSKEDYTQRYMTTVLDNFFDGSLSRLVSFFSRQESISASEQDEIIKMLKNK, from the coding sequence ATGGTCAAGCAGAACGCAAACATGCCTCAGCAGGAGCTGACGAAGGCGGAACTGGAGTTGATGCAGGTGATCTGGGACAAGGAGAAAGTCCTCGTCCATGACATCCTGGACGTGCTTCCGGAGCCGAAGCCCGCCTACAACACGGTGTCGACGATCGTGCGGATCCTGGAGCAGAAGGGATTCGTGGGACACAAGGCGTATGGCCGCACCTATGAGTATTATCCGCTGGTCTCCAAGGAGGACTACACGCAGCGCTATATGACCACGGTGCTGGACAACTTCTTCGACGGCTCGCTGAGCCGGCTGGTGAGCTTCTTCTCCCGGCAGGAGTCCATCTCCGCCAGCGAACAGGACGAAATCATCAAAATGCTCAAGAACAAGTAG